A single region of the Drosophila takahashii strain IR98-3 E-12201 chromosome 2R, DtakHiC1v2, whole genome shotgun sequence genome encodes:
- the inaC gene encoding protein kinase C, eye isozyme isoform X2 yields MPLMMMIMFVFWPECRFNIHQKCCKFVVFKCPGKDTDFDADCAKVKHGWISTTYTTPTFCDECGLLLHGVAHQGVKCENCNLNVHQSCQETVPPMCGADISEVRGKLLLYVELKGNNLKVDIKEAANLIPMDTNGFSDPYVAVQMHPDRSGRTKKKTKTIQKNLNPVFNETFTFELQPQDRDKRLLIEVWDWDRTSRNDFMGSFSFSLEELQKEPVDGWYKFLSQVEGEHYNIPCVDAFNDIARLRDEVKHDRRPNEKRRMDNKDMPHNMSKRDMIRAADFNFVKTIGKGSFGKVLLAERRGTDELYAVKVLRKDVIIQTDDMELPMNEKRILALSGRPPFLVSMHSCFQTMDRLFFVMEYCKGGDLMYHMQQYGRFKESVAIFYAVEVAIALFFLHERDIIYRDLKLDNILLDGEGHVKLVDFGLSKEGVTERQSTRTFCGTPNYMAPEIVSYDPYSIAADWWSFGVLLFEFMAGQAPFEGDDDNAVFRNIKDKKAVFPKHFSVEAMDIITSFLTKKPNNRLGAGRYARQEITTHPFFRDIDWDKAEAGEMEPPIKPKIKHRKDISNFDDAFTKEKTDLTPTDKLFMMNLDQNDFIGFSYMNPEFITII; encoded by the exons ATGcctctgatgatgatgattatgtTTGTCTTCTGGCCAG AATGCCGCTTCAACATCCATCAGAAGTGCTGCAAGTTTGTGGTGTTCAAGTGTCCTGGAAAGGACACGGACTTCGATGCCGACTGTGCCAAGGTGAAGCACGGCTGGATCTCCACCACCTATACGACACCAACATTCTGCGATGAGTGCGGACTGCTGCTCCATGGAGTGGCCCATCAGGGTGTAAAGTGCGAAA ATTGCAACCTCAATGTGCACCAGTCGTGCCAGGAAACGGTGCCTCCGATGTGCGGAGCGGATATAAGTGAGGTGCGAGGCAAACTACTGCTCTACGTGGAGCTCAAGGGCAACAACTTGAAAGTGGACA TCAAAGAGGCGGCCAACCTTATTCCCATGGACACCAATGGCTTCAGCGATCCCTATGTGGCAGTGCAAATGCATCCGGATCGATCGGGACGCACCAAGAAGAAGACCAAGACCATTCAGAAGAACCTAAATCCAGTCTTCAATGAGACCTTTACTTT TGAACTGCAACCGCAGGATCGTGACAAGCGTTTGCTCATCGAGGTGTGGGATTGGGATCGAACTTCTCGCAATGACTTTATGGGCTCATTCTCGTTCAGTCTCGAGGAGCTGCAAAAGGAGCCCGTCGATGGCTGGTACAAGTTTCTCTCGCAAGTGGAGGGTGAACACTACAATATACCCTGTGTGGATGCCTTCAACGATATAGCTCGACTACGCGATGAAGTGAAG CACGATCGCCGTCCGAATGAAAAGCGTCGCATGGACAACAAGGACATGCCGCATAACATGAGCAAACGCGACATGATTCGAGCTGCCGACTTCAACTTTGTCAAAACAATTGGCAAGGGATCCTTCGGCAAGGTCCTGCTGGCCGAGCGTCGTGGCACCGATGAGCTGTATGCCGTGAAGGTCCTGCGAAAGGATGTCATTATCCAAACTGACGACATGGAACTCCCCATGAATGAGAAGAGAATTCTAGCTCTCTCCGGTCGTCCGCCATTCCTCGTTTCCATGCACTCCTGTTTCCAAACCATGGATCGCTTATTCTTCGTAATGGAATACTGCAAGGGTGGCGATCTTATGTATCATATGCAGCAGTACGGAAGGTTCAAGGAGTCCGTGGCCAT TTTCTATGCAGTGGAAGTGGCTATTGCCCTATTTTTCCTCCACGAGCGTGACATTATCTATAGAGATCTGAAGCTGGATAACATTTTGCTCGACGGCGAAGGACATGTAAAGCTGGTGGACTTTGGGTTGAGCAAGGAGGGCGTCACCGAGCGCCAGTCTACGCGCACCTTCTGTGGCACTCCCAACTATATGGCGCCAGAA ATTGTTAGCTACGATCCCTACTCCATCGCCGCTGACTGGTGGTCCTTCGGTGTTTTGCTCTTCGAGTTCATGGCAGGACAGGCTCCATTCGAAGGAGATGATGATAACGCTGTATTCAGGAACATCAAGGACAAGAAGGCCGTGTTTCCAAAGCATTTCAGCGTAGAGGCCATGGATATAATAACCAGC TTTCTGACCAAGAAACCCAACAATCGTTTGGGCGCAGGACGCTATGCCAGGCAGGAGATCACAACGCATCCTTTCTTCCGGGATATCGACTGGGACAAGGCAGAGGCTGGCGAAATGGAGCCACCCATTAAACCAAAGATT AAACACCGCAAGGACATCAGCAACTTTGATGATGCCTTTACCAAGGAGAAAACGGATTTGACACCCACGGATAAGCTTTTCATGATGAATCTGGACCAGAATGATTTTATTGGATTCTCCTACATGAATCCCGAGTTCATAACCATTATTTAA
- the inaC gene encoding protein kinase C, eye isozyme isoform X1 yields the protein MAAAAVATPGATVLPSSAPSAPQGAKAPPAGGAAGAAKGPGNLLEITGEANIVNYMKNRLRKGAMKRKGLEMVNGHRFGVRFFKNPTYCGHCKDFIWGFGKQGFQCEECRFNIHQKCCKFVVFKCPGKDTDFDADCAKVKHGWISTTYTTPTFCDECGLLLHGVAHQGVKCENCNLNVHQSCQETVPPMCGADISEVRGKLLLYVELKGNNLKVDIKEAANLIPMDTNGFSDPYVAVQMHPDRSGRTKKKTKTIQKNLNPVFNETFTFELQPQDRDKRLLIEVWDWDRTSRNDFMGSFSFSLEELQKEPVDGWYKFLSQVEGEHYNIPCVDAFNDIARLRDEVKHDRRPNEKRRMDNKDMPHNMSKRDMIRAADFNFVKTIGKGSFGKVLLAERRGTDELYAVKVLRKDVIIQTDDMELPMNEKRILALSGRPPFLVSMHSCFQTMDRLFFVMEYCKGGDLMYHMQQYGRFKESVAIFYAVEVAIALFFLHERDIIYRDLKLDNILLDGEGHVKLVDFGLSKEGVTERQSTRTFCGTPNYMAPEIVSYDPYSIAADWWSFGVLLFEFMAGQAPFEGDDDNAVFRNIKDKKAVFPKHFSVEAMDIITSFLTKKPNNRLGAGRYARQEITTHPFFRDIDWDKAEAGEMEPPIKPKIKHRKDISNFDDAFTKEKTDLTPTDKLFMMNLDQNDFIGFSYMNPEFITII from the exons ATggctgcggctgctgttgcCACACCGGGAGCCACTGTGCTTCCCTCCTCGGCACCCAGTGCTCCTCAAGGAGCCAAGGCTCCACCGGCTGGAGGAGCTGCCGGAGCTGCCAAGGGACCGGGAAACCTCCTGGAGATCACGGGCGAGGCGAATATCGTCAACTATATGAAGAATCGATTGCGAAAGGGCGCCATGAAGCGTAAGGGTCTCGAGATGGTTAATGGCCATCGGTTCGGAGTGCGGTTCTTCAAGAATCCGACTTACTGCGGCCACTGCAAGGATTTCATCTG GGGCTTTGGCAAGCAAGGTTTTCAGTGCGAGG AATGCCGCTTCAACATCCATCAGAAGTGCTGCAAGTTTGTGGTGTTCAAGTGTCCTGGAAAGGACACGGACTTCGATGCCGACTGTGCCAAGGTGAAGCACGGCTGGATCTCCACCACCTATACGACACCAACATTCTGCGATGAGTGCGGACTGCTGCTCCATGGAGTGGCCCATCAGGGTGTAAAGTGCGAAA ATTGCAACCTCAATGTGCACCAGTCGTGCCAGGAAACGGTGCCTCCGATGTGCGGAGCGGATATAAGTGAGGTGCGAGGCAAACTACTGCTCTACGTGGAGCTCAAGGGCAACAACTTGAAAGTGGACA TCAAAGAGGCGGCCAACCTTATTCCCATGGACACCAATGGCTTCAGCGATCCCTATGTGGCAGTGCAAATGCATCCGGATCGATCGGGACGCACCAAGAAGAAGACCAAGACCATTCAGAAGAACCTAAATCCAGTCTTCAATGAGACCTTTACTTT TGAACTGCAACCGCAGGATCGTGACAAGCGTTTGCTCATCGAGGTGTGGGATTGGGATCGAACTTCTCGCAATGACTTTATGGGCTCATTCTCGTTCAGTCTCGAGGAGCTGCAAAAGGAGCCCGTCGATGGCTGGTACAAGTTTCTCTCGCAAGTGGAGGGTGAACACTACAATATACCCTGTGTGGATGCCTTCAACGATATAGCTCGACTACGCGATGAAGTGAAG CACGATCGCCGTCCGAATGAAAAGCGTCGCATGGACAACAAGGACATGCCGCATAACATGAGCAAACGCGACATGATTCGAGCTGCCGACTTCAACTTTGTCAAAACAATTGGCAAGGGATCCTTCGGCAAGGTCCTGCTGGCCGAGCGTCGTGGCACCGATGAGCTGTATGCCGTGAAGGTCCTGCGAAAGGATGTCATTATCCAAACTGACGACATGGAACTCCCCATGAATGAGAAGAGAATTCTAGCTCTCTCCGGTCGTCCGCCATTCCTCGTTTCCATGCACTCCTGTTTCCAAACCATGGATCGCTTATTCTTCGTAATGGAATACTGCAAGGGTGGCGATCTTATGTATCATATGCAGCAGTACGGAAGGTTCAAGGAGTCCGTGGCCAT TTTCTATGCAGTGGAAGTGGCTATTGCCCTATTTTTCCTCCACGAGCGTGACATTATCTATAGAGATCTGAAGCTGGATAACATTTTGCTCGACGGCGAAGGACATGTAAAGCTGGTGGACTTTGGGTTGAGCAAGGAGGGCGTCACCGAGCGCCAGTCTACGCGCACCTTCTGTGGCACTCCCAACTATATGGCGCCAGAA ATTGTTAGCTACGATCCCTACTCCATCGCCGCTGACTGGTGGTCCTTCGGTGTTTTGCTCTTCGAGTTCATGGCAGGACAGGCTCCATTCGAAGGAGATGATGATAACGCTGTATTCAGGAACATCAAGGACAAGAAGGCCGTGTTTCCAAAGCATTTCAGCGTAGAGGCCATGGATATAATAACCAGC TTTCTGACCAAGAAACCCAACAATCGTTTGGGCGCAGGACGCTATGCCAGGCAGGAGATCACAACGCATCCTTTCTTCCGGGATATCGACTGGGACAAGGCAGAGGCTGGCGAAATGGAGCCACCCATTAAACCAAAGATT AAACACCGCAAGGACATCAGCAACTTTGATGATGCCTTTACCAAGGAGAAAACGGATTTGACACCCACGGATAAGCTTTTCATGATGAATCTGGACCAGAATGATTTTATTGGATTCTCCTACATGAATCCCGAGTTCATAACCATTATTTAA